In Primulina huaijiensis isolate GDHJ02 chromosome 6, ASM1229523v2, whole genome shotgun sequence, a single window of DNA contains:
- the LOC140978923 gene encoding uncharacterized protein, whose protein sequence is MLFTCDIALEDQKNIWFLDTGCNNHMCGRQELFTKLDETIRSEVKFENNTRIPVSGKGEINIIAKDGSNTLITYVYYVPGLHQNLLIIGQLSERGYAIDINEGNCTIRDKKYGLIAKHIGSRSIMVMALEIWARELRQFERSQS, encoded by the exons ATGCTATTCACATGTGATATTGCATTGGAAGATCAGAAGAATATTTGGTTTTTAGACACAGGATGCAACAATCATATGTGTGGACGACAAGAGCTATTCACAAAACTTGATGAAACGATTCGGTCAGAAGTAAAATTTGAGAACAACACGAGGATTCCTGTTTCAGGGAAAGGAGAAATCAACATAATTGCAAAGGATGGATCAAATACATTAATCACATATGTATATTATGTTCCTGGTCTTCACCAGAATCTTCTCATTATAGGACAGTTGTCCGAACGAGGCTATGCCATCGATATCAATGAAGGGAACTGCACTATACGAGACAAAAAATATGGTTTGATAGCAAAG CACATCGGTTCAAGATCTATCATGGTAATGGCACTGGAGATTTGGGCACGTGAACTTCGACAGTTTGAACGCTCTCAGTCTTAA